The Melitaea cinxia chromosome 21, ilMelCinx1.1, whole genome shotgun sequence genome has a window encoding:
- the LOC123663937 gene encoding uncharacterized protein LOC123663937, whose translation MEELREKKGINEISRTYGISSRTLRRRYETSNQQLLTQGKYPVVGFQNEKRLVAHILKLGDAGFPPDRIVIRQLAYQFAEKLKLKHSFNNENKMAGPQWLKSFLERNPEIALGQAEGLSIERAKGLNRTEVANFFKLLITT comes from the exons gagaaaaaaaaggtATCAATGAAATTTCTCGAACATACGGAATATCCTCTCGAACCTTAAGAAGACGCTACGAAACAAGTAACCAGCAACTACTAACTCAAG GAAAATATCCTGTTGTTGGCTTCCAAAATGAAAAAAGACTGGTAGCTCATATATTGAAGCTCGGAGACGCCGGTTTTCCTCCTGACAGAATTGTGATTCGTCAATTAGCTTATCAGTTTGCCGAAAAGTTGAAATTAAAGCACAGCTTTAACAATGAGAATAAAATGGCTGGACCGCAATGGCTAAAAAGCTTTCTTGAAAGAAATCCTGAAATAGCTTTGGGACAAGCTGAGGGCTTATCAATTGAAAGAGCGAAGGGTCTCAACAGAACAGAAGTTGCAAATTTTTTCAAACTCTTAATAACTACTTAA